Genomic segment of Eulemur rufifrons isolate Redbay unplaced genomic scaffold, OSU_ERuf_1 scaffold_510, whole genome shotgun sequence:
aaggatgggccttcagatgtcagcggaCAGACACCAGCTAAGAGAATGTGAGTTCTTATTCCATTCAACAACTGGgtttcaaaaagattaaaaaaaaaaaaaaaacattaaaagatattGTTTGTAGTCAACAACCAGGTTTgcagaaaaatagaagatatttcATTAGTatgagatgatattaataataattagaatGAGTAGGAGGAGTTAGACAGGGGTCTTTGTCGCATGTCTTGGGTGGAATCTTTTCACTGTCCAAGATCATGGGCTTACGGTAAAGGTGGTGCTGTGGGCTTCAAAATACCAGAAGGTTCACGACTTCTATAAAAAGCTCCCTCTGGCATCCTCCACTGCCGTAGCCAGCAAGTGCCCAGAGTCCTGCATGGAGGCTGTAGTTGTGAAATATGACCCAAAAATTGACTCCCTGTTATTTCACtactctattattattattattattattatttgagacagaatcttgctctgttgcccgggctagagtgccatgtcgtcagcctcactcacagcagcatcaaactcctgggcttaagcaatcctcctgcctcagcctcccctgtagctgggattacaggcatgtgccaccatgcccggctaatttttttctacatttacaattttagctgtccagataatttcttttgatttttagtagagacagggtcttgctcttgctcaggctggtctcaaactcctaacctcaagcaatcctcccacctcggcgtcccagagtggtaggattccaggcatgagccaccgagcccgagctctattttcttaaaagtccTTAATGATATTATTTCCAATATGGCCCAATTGCAGTGCTCTGATGTTTTTTCCAATACACACAACGTCCTCTTTGAGCTTCAtgagagacttttaaaaagatgtagcAAAAAGCAGCCAGAATCTGTCACTGAGAGGAGTGGGTTTAACACATGAATTACtttccagtggttttttttttttttttttttttttatcccagctgaactgcctttatttttaacactCACCAGCACCTGGTAAGCAGatgacattgtttcttttttttatttcagcatattacggggatacaaacgtttatgttacgtatattgctcttgtcccccttccccccccatcagagcttcaagagtgtccatcccctagacggtgcacatcgcactcattatgtatgtatacacccatcccctccccacccacatctggcGGAcatccgattaatgttattcctaaatgtgctcttaggcgatgatcagtgaaaccaattggatggtgagtacatgtggtgcttatttttccattcttgggatacttcacttagtacaatgggttccagctccatccaggaaaatacaagaggtgctatagcaccattgtttcttatagctgagtagtactccacataccacattctattaatccacccatgtattgatgggcacttgggttgtttccacatctttgcaattgtgaattgtgctgctataaacattcgggtgcagatgtctttgcagGACGGAGAATGCTAGTACTCATGGTAAAATCTAAGTGTTTGATCTGTCCACCTACCCAGCCATTGGGTAGTAACTGATGTGTCCTCGAGAGAGGGTCCATAATGCCAGAGTGCTAATGGTAGAACCATTGGCCAAGGGAGTTCAAGAATCTCTTAAAATTATGGCATTGTGAACTTAATAATGTGAATTTGATCAACATTTTGAGAAGATTTTAATGAATGGATGGTGTGTTTTATGAGTAGTGGAAATGCCTTACAAGCTTAGATGCATTTATAAATGAACTCTAGCTGCTTTTTCTGTGAATGTATTGTACAACACTTGTTTAGTTCccatgctactttttttttttttttgcactcttCCTGGCTTCCAGTGTGCTGCACTTCTCTGTAGATTAAAGCTTGTAATCCACATGATGGAGGGGAACTgtgatagaccacattttctgtGTCGACCCATCTGTTGACGGACATGTAGGCGTGTGGTGATTCCAGGGCATGCAGGCACAGTgggtgtggaagaagaaaaaggcctggGGAAACTGCTGGAGACATTGTGGGGAGGGACCCGGCTGTGTCCAGATCTACATAAGAGAAGGAGGGTTCAGGTATGGGCTGGAAGCAGACGCCATTCAGCCCAGCTGGCCTGTCCCCACGCAACATCCTCTGCAGTCACCTCCttttggatggagggaagggcaggtcagGCTCTCACATAACAGCGGTAACGTAACAATCTCTCAGGGGAGACGGGAACCCCAGTACATGGGAGgttcagggagagaaagcaggaaggaccGAAACAAGCCAGATCTCAGTCCCTTCCCTGCGTGAGTACGAGGCTTCCCCGTGGGAAGatttctcctcagtctccaggaCAGAATAGATCTGCTAATGGGCTGTGTAAGGTCACGACGCCCTCCTTAGACAGGCCGGGGTGTCTGGGGAAGGCGGCGCTGTGGTCTGGAAGAAAACGAGATCGCTGTGTCCTCTCCTTGGCCTGCTGCCAGCTGTACAAGGCGTCTCAGAGGTCAGACGTGCACCAGGTGCGATGGCCACTGCTGCACGTGGCTGGCAAGGACCGAGGCTTCGTGTCCTAAGGTGTCGCTTCCAAGGTGCAGCTGCAGGAGTCGGGCTCAGGGCTGGTGAAGCCATCTCAGACACTCTCCCTGACCTGGGACATCTCTGGACTGTTCATCACACGCTGTGGTTACTGCTGGAGCTGCACCTGCCAGCCTTGGGGCAAGGCATGGGACTGCGTCAGGGACATATGCTACGTAGGGAGCACAAATTACAATGTGTCCCTCCAGAGCTGAGTTGCCACATCCTGATCAATGTCCAAGAACCAGTTGTCCCTGCAGCTGAGCTCTGTGCCCACTAAGGACAGGGCCGGATTCACTGTGGgacacacagtgaggggacatcagtgtgagcccagataCAGACCTCCCTGCAGGGGTGCTCGTGGCCACTAAGGGGCGCCCGGGTCCCGCGCACCCCgacccacccccccacccccctcccacctccaagcACAGAGCCAGCCCTTGGCAGGTGCCAGTGGAGGGGAAGGGCCTGTTTCCTGTGGGGAGGGGGTCGTGGCTTCTTCTCCATATAACCATCTCCTCTTGGGGACTTCTCTGAGTTCCCGACCCTGtgcttccctctgcagtctcAGATACATTTGTGGTAGTgacagaaaatattctcacctgctcaaaaggcagacagtggcctccaggcactttctcctgtccccaaatgtacattcATTATGATCACTTTGGAATAAGTctgtaaatggataaaagactttctcttggacaacacaatgcagcacagcacgcAGAGGCCGGCAAGCAGGACACAGAGCCCGTGGGACATCAGGGGCAGACggctcctcccccagctggaGACCCCAGAGGGGCTCATTTCCCAGCTCAGGCGCAGgtgtggagggaaactgaggataCCTTTCAGACCCTGgggtttcctgtctctgcctctctctcttcttcctcaagAGTCCAGGGTTTTCTCCTTGTAATGCCCAGGTCTCTTTCATCTGAAATGGGATGACTCAGGACCTGAATTCAATGCCAAAtttaagccttaattttttttatacttttctgctctccatacactttcagtacaatatttggAGTATGCAATCAGCCACCCGCCATCCACACCCTTGTGCCATGAAAGGGTTTTGTGTTTCCTACGCTGtgttggtcattcaggagcaaacgcttctctgcagagatgattCTGTATGTGCTGGGGGTTTGCTTGGcccctggaaaatttaaactgcaatccCTTTAGCAACTGCAGCTTCCCGCGATCCAGTGCCTATGTCCAGTGTCGTCTTGTCCCAGCCCACATGCCGCCTGCTGGGCTGTGCCTAATAAGCTAATGCTctggtcctgtttctccctgcaagtcctggtctctctgcagatttcaggtttgttcttGGTGAAATAACTTctgctatttgaaatattaaataaaatttgctaatcCGCAGCTTACGCAGTCATGCTTTATAGATGACGatgatgttgctattgttgtggttcatgtaagaagaagagctttttctcagctgtctaCTTCTCCCAGGTGAGGATAAGCTTTATCCTAAATGTCAAGAAATGGGAAACAATCAAACTATTAACCAGTAGTTTAATACATTAGCATTTTGTGCCAATGATGCATCAGGACACTACATCATTGACAGCAATGGCTGTGTCGTGCTCACTGCAGCGTGGCCgcgtccacagtgtgtgctgtgagtaaaataggcaaaaagcacctgctacgtgattccactgttacaaattctagagagtgaaaactgaagtaacatAAACTATGTCAGCAGGTGCctgggtaaagggagggagagggaaggagaaagacggaggaattttagaaggagaagCGTCAACATTGAGGGAAATCGATTTCCTCCATATCGCAGACAGGGGACGGTGTGTCAGCATCTTTCACTTGTTCACTTCAGCTGTGTTAAGGCCACTGAGTACCAACTATGCCTCATTAaagttaatatgaacaattaatagatgatttggtagagaaggagcgatggacaaatagataataagggagattttaggttcagttatctgcattaatcctgtgtgccaggctttctatatatttttcaaaaaaaaaaaaaaaaaaaggcagagagggaagaaacTGGCTTTATCTTGTTATTATAAAATTGGAGTTCTAGAATCCACCCTAGGCATGTCCAGGTTTGGTCCGCAGTGGGTTCCAAGGACGGGATCATGGCCCAGACACTGACATTCCCAGATATGTGTTTCTGGACATATCACACAACTTCCATATGTGTCTAGGCTTAcgtttacatctgtaaaatacatggaaacttcACACCTACAGCACGTGGTTTCTATGTGTCTGTAAATTAAATAAGTGAACACGAGCTATTAATCACTGTACACTCACCcaatttttttctggtcttgCCCTCCCTCACCTGTCCCAcccagggcttgctatatagcaggggacatgcaaatagggccctccctctgctgatgaaaaccagcccagccctcaccctgcagctctgggacaggagccccagccccggcattcccaggtgtccccattcggtgatcaggactgaacacagacactcaccatggagtctaggctgacctgggttttccttgtggctctgttacaaggtaattcatggagaactagagatattgtgtgtgtgagtggatgtgagtgagagaaacaggggtgtgtgtggcagtttctgaccaggctgtgtctgtgtttgcaggtgtccagtgtgaggtgcagctggtggagtcggGGGGCAGCTCGGTCCAGCCTGgagggtccctgagactctcctgtgcagcctccggattcaccttcagtgACTACTacatgagctgggtccgccaggctccagggaaggggctggagtgggttgGTTTCATTAGAAACCAGACTAATGGTGGAACAGCAGAATATGCCGCATCTGTGAAAGGCAGATTCACCATCTCACGGGATGATTCTAAAAGCACTGTCTCTCTGCAAAttaacagtctgagagccgaggacacggccctgtactactgtgccagagacacagtgaggggacatcagtgtgagcccagacacaaacctcccaTGGGGGAGCTCAGAGCTgccagggggcgcccaagacacaaggatcagagtcagcccagggcaggtgcaggtggagggtaagggctggtttcctctcagggtcgtggcttcctctccagaaaacagtTTCCCTtcgggaacttctctgaattcacgattctgtgtttccctctgcagtctctgagttgGATATGTTGgtggtaaggagagaaaatattgtcatctgctcaaaaggcagacagtgccttccaggcactttctcctctccccaaatggaCATGAATGATCAACACTTCTCAGTAAgtctgaaaatcaataaaacatttttttcttggacaacacaatgcagcacagcacacagaagtAAAGGTTCCTTCTAGGCATCAAGCAGGATAAAGCACCTActggacgtcaggggcagacggagtcagcgtcctaagcaagagcaggaagacccCGTGGAGCTCCGTGtcccagcaccaggctcacaacGTCGATTATATCTGacagaattcaagggcagagggacccaccgacatttagtgtagatgttgcctctgatggtgttagacacctgcacacacaggcaggcacagatgcacacacacacacacacacacacacacactgagtgaacacgggaagggtgagtgtctccactactgaggtgtctgcagagcagggcaggcctctcaagacagtcccaagtggcttcgTAGGGCTGGAAGGGAGACTCGCTCAGGTgttcacaacagttccctggtggggcagggagggtctggtggggtctgggcctcCGACAGCCATGtggtgagaaagcacctgtgattccttcctaggattcccatgagtggggcaaacaggaagacgaaggatgggccttcagatgtcatCGGACAGACAGCATGTAAGAGACTTtgacttcttattccactcaacaactgttaaatattgttataaatttatttgaaaagcaggcaaaggcctttatgggtggaaaacaatgaagtctgccaaaaaatagaagatgtttcattagtatgaacaaatgatagtactaatgaggatgagcaggaggaggagttagacagggtcttggtccaatgtcatggggggaagcttttcactgtccaagctcatcagcttatcctgaaggcctTGGGTCAGCTGTGGGCTTCGAAATATGAGAAGGTTCACAGGTTCTACAAGGAcgctcagtttgacattctctactacagcagccttccaagtgtctagaattctgaactgatgctgtcgttCTGAAATGTGAACCCGAGgatttcctccctggaattgcactgctgtgtttcccttaaagtccttaataatatttgttccagtatggctcattaccagtattttcctgatgtttctccaacacacactctgtgctggttgaacatgatgagagactgctaaatagatgcagtaaaaggaccctgaatctgtggtgataggagtgtctGTAATGCattaattgctttcaaaattatttactctcacaGGCAATAGCAAAATGCTAGTAATCgtggtaaaatctaaatgtttgttcagttgcCACCAAGGGAAAGtgtaacaactgatgtgtccttgagggaGTGGACCAGAATGCTGCAAGAAAGTGCTCATGGTAGACTGGCGAAGGAAtttcaagaattgcttaaaactttgacattcaaatttcataatgctaattggataaacattttcaacacttacaaaatatttccaatgaaTGGACGGTGTGTTACATGAGCAGTGATGATGCTTCACAAGGTTAGACAGCATCACAAACTaagtttaggctgcttgttctcGGTAATGACTTCGTACAACACTTGTCTAACCCCCatgttattttttgcatgattccTATTTACTTTAGTtggatctctaggatttagaagtctatctagaagttctttagttttttgttcattttgatacATTTACCAGAACCTTTGAGAAAccgttttgtttgcaaaatatcccaagttcatgtactattttaaaaacatacgcatttaatcctggattttggctaattgacaagcaccaagaagggcaatgacttctgccacatgggctgattttacctccagttgagcacaacatTTCCAATGGGAAATTTTCTTCAGTAATATGAATAAATGCTTAGTAACTTCCAGGTTTATTATTGAAGTGTGATTGATCgacaaataatattgtctcaagTGTCTCAATGAGAGTCTCATCCaaggaatatacagaacttttcgctgatgcagacaaaatagctctgtgcccacacttagctttcagccacgtgtcctagcacacaatgaaccACACTCCACTGTTCACCTCAGCGGGGGCTCCTTActaggaaatcaggtacttttgattttaatgcctctagaccatcatatctggctattttagcaaaaagtaatggcaacatgaaataactacacaataaggaaaatcataacctaatgaaacaagaagccggatgtgagtggctccatctttgccaatttcaaaagttcatctACCCGAGGAGCTTCTTGTCTCaacgtttcacactgatatgcagaaaacgtcCCCTTCATCCCCCAGACCCCCCTTGTGTGGACGTGGTGAGAGTGTTTTCAGGGACACACAGATAGGACAAGGGTGGAAGACGAGaggacacctttctgaaatttcccctgaaggatcagcaaggtcacaacagagactctctcctgcctccgtgactagaactctgtcacacgccaACATGCACACgaattcctgatgggcataaatgctacaatgatgaggctgaccattttatcacataaaattactggaaactgacataaatgttttcttttcgtttttctgcagggagttagctaagCTCCCTGCAAAATTtcaggtccctcagacaggggttgtcacaaaggatgaaaaaatagtaggaaaccgaaataaaaataatacacagaaccacagatataatttataaagtaaagatttatgaagatagataagGCAGGGTGCCCGGAAAGTTACATCTGTTCCCACAGAAATGCAACTCAGACTGAATTTTTACAGAGATACTTACAGGGCAGATACAGGTTCTCCTTCCAGGGAACCCCATGCTGAGTGTCTCTTACTGAGAAATgcagcccttggccccaggaaatgTCAGGCTGACACCATTAGCAGAATTGGGTGCAGGGTAATCACACGGCTAGTGGTCCTGGGCGAGGGTTGGGtttggaaagacacacacatgcGCTGGATCCAGGCAAGATGAGTTGCTGCACCTTCCAGACTCAGAGTTCTTAGGGAATTTGCCATCAAGTGATTCCGTGACTCAGTTCAGGAGCCATGTTGAGGTCACTGCTCGGCTCTTTTGCTTGCAGACTTCAGATTAGGCAGAGGGAGGACCTCAGTCTGCCTTGGGGGGAGAAAGCACATGAAGTTGGGTGATGCATGTCACCTAGCCCTGTCACTGTGGCCACTTAATTCATGGACCATTCGGGCGGCGCTGGAGTCGCTGGTCGCAGAGGGCGACTGTTGTCCACTGGCTAATCCCAGGCACGTGAGTGTCAGTGTGATGGCACAGGGAGTGCACTCTGCAGAGGCCGGGACAAAATGCAGAGGGCTTCTCGCCAAGGCCCGGACAGCACACTCATGCATAACCCACATGCTAGTCACAggtgctgcctgcagggagaaagAACCAAGAGGATGAATTTCATTACCTGGTAACACACACCCAAATGTCACATGGCCCTTTAAGATTGAACAAGAAATGCTCTACAGGTGGCCCAGGTCCGAGCACAGGTGTCATTGGGACACTCTCAGTGGTGCCCACATGCAGGGCCACCTCCCATGCAGGCTTCGCTCCAGTCCCTGCACCAGCCCTCACACAGGGGACTGGGGAACAGTCCTGTGTCAGATCCTCTACCGTACTGGCTGTGGGAGGTAAATTACAGTGTGGGTCACGTCTGTTATCTgccatgaattaatttttctgagtggtgagCAGAAggattatagaagaaaatgttggaaaactgtTCTACGTACAAGCTTATGCcacaaaattattaataccacaatggtaatcacagcaacaagaaaaattaacacatGGGTCTTGATTAATCTACACCAGGGTCCCTTGCAGGGATTCCTTGGTCACAAGGAATGGAGCATGTGCCGGGCCCtacagagtgctgtggcacctgGGTCTGCTAAACAGTGGTAGGGGTGAGATTAATTCCTGTCCACACACCATGGTGACaacttgagaaatctttctttttattgccccaATGTTAGGCTGTGATTGATTAGAAGTTCTGCTTCCCAGGAAGGATCACACCTATTGGGGGAACAGTGTGCTCCCCTGAATCTGAGACCTGGTCTGAGGCCATTCAGTCGTGAGGACCACCCAACAACGACAGGCCCCCTCCCACTGATTGACACTAACTCTGCTTTGGAGGCTAAGCTTGTGTACCCATGGAGGCAGGGGCTGTCCCTCAGGCCTAggcagattctgtggtttctccactgcatcccacactggggaggtcaaGTGCATCAGCCACATGCCTGCGGGTGGCCGAGGGACCAAGGACAatggctctgcagtgctcaggcctgagtcactccatCAGGGAACAACATGCAGCAACCCTGACTGCAAAGTGCTGCCATGTGTTTGAAGGTTCCAGACTGGAGGCTGTAGGGGACACTAGTGAATGACAAGTAGGACTacagggccacctgcagccaTAGGCAGTGGAGTCTGGGCACTAATGCTCACGTCCTGACTTCCACAGAGATCAGGGCTGGCTACTGTCCCAAGCGTGTGTCAGCCCCATAGACTGAACCCGGGCCAGTGTGGACCTGCCTGGCAAGACGGAAATGTCAGGACAAACTTCAGTGGATCCTTCTTGGCCCCACTCatgtgccctgggcccagcacagaggaagccCAGTTGCATTTGACAATTTGTGTGAACCTGAATCCCCTCAGCTGAGTGAGGctcatgtcacagttaatgcaCAACCGCGTCAAGGGCGGTGTGGATTTTGTGGCCCAAAGTTTGTTGCAACCTTGAAGTTGTAACACTAGAATGCAGCAAAATCCCATCATGTTCTCATTAGTCAAAGGGGATACTGCAGAGCCCATGGGGCTTGTCCACACTGGTGCTGGGGTTGGTTGAGACGAGCAGTAGGATCTAGTGTTGGGGAGCTGAGGCCCAGATACTGCAGGTAGCTCTCACTAGACATGTGCTCACTCTTTAACACATTGCAAAACTGCACCTTCCTTCTTTTCGTAcagtttcatctgtgaaatatcaTGTCCTATGAACTCCTCCAGGATGCTCACCTCACCCCtggaccctgccctccctcaggcaTCCCACCCAagagcttgctatatagcaggggacatgcaaatagggccctccctctgctgatgaaaaccagcccagccctcaccctgcagctctgggacaggagccccagccccggcattcccaggtgtccccattcggtgatcagcactgaacacagacactcaccatggagtctggtctgcgctgggttttccttgtggctctgttacaaggtaattcatggagaactggagatattgggtgtgggaggggatgtgaatgagagaaacagggatgtgtgtggcagtttctgaccaggctgtgtctgtgtttgcaggtgtccagtgtgaggtgcagctggtggagtctgggggaggcttggtccagcctggggggtccctgagactctcctgtgcagcctccggattcaccttcagcagctatgacatgagctgggtccgccaggctccagggaaggggctggagtgggtctcagccattagtaatggtggtagcacatactacgcagacgccatgaagggccgattcaccatctccagagacaacagcaagaacacgctgtctctgcaaatgaacagtctgagagccgaggacacggccctgtactactgtaccagagacacagtgaggggacatcagtgtgagcctaGACAAAAACCTCCTGTGGTGCgcgcggggccaccagggggcgcgcaggacacaaggagcagagtcagcccaggtcACAAGAACCATTCATTTCCTGTCAGATTTTGGTGCCTCCTCTCTAGAAATTTCAACCAGGGACCTATATTCTTTCCTGGCTCTGCTGTCGTCACTGTAGTGTCTGAATTAGAAGCGTCTTGTTGTAGTAAATGAACACATTCTCACCTGCACACAAGGCGGAACGTCACTCACGTGGACAAAAATGACCCTGctgttaccacaggggtcagagtcctgaggaaggaagcccaggggaacctgctgggcattttccaaccagactcagcgcacagacctcagtgggactccctgagtgggacagtctttgggattcagattgggacatgtagggacctgggcagggtcagtgtctcataaaacctaacggtttcaagttgttctctcctcctgtaaaagtgaacatttctgatgcagaaatgatttagttctaattttttttccagggagTCGGTTTTGTTTCTCCCTAGGTTCTATTTTCACATCTTCATCTTCTCCTTCTATCCCGAGAAAATGGAGGGTGTGGTCTTTGTATCTAAATCCTGGGGCTCAGGCCCTTTgcctggagctcaggtgtggcccaggctgtgtcTCCTGTGAGACCTGGGAAAGATTGATGGGACTGtgtcacccaccattgctgggaccctcctgctgtcacctgggcatggactcacgttggaaatgcaagtggccattagtagctcagagaatgagattgattggtcaaagtgggatgtgtcctctgagactctcacagagtcaccttcaacacctgtggcatCGGGGAGACCTGCAGGTGGGaacctcagtgtgctgagcagtctggggtggcatccaggtccttgtgagtggAGTCCTTGGGGTCAGACCATGGCAACACCACAACCTGGAGTCGAGgccctcctgtgtgaagtgtctgcccCAGATGGTCCTTTgtccaagagcctcctcatcctcccccctctgctcctcctgactgccctctcctatgttctcctccttcctatggagagcaaaatcatGCCTTGTTTTTATTCTCACACCCACCGTTATCAAGAAGGAACCAGGGtcatgtattgaacaaggatttgtCTCTAAACCACATGGGCTTTGGAAAAGATTTCTTCCACAATGTAGTGTGTCATCATGAGAGATTCTCATGGAAAATGAGGTGCACCATCCATCTGAtgaaaaaatttccattcttgAGTTATTTCCATGTCTACCTGTAGACACAGATGTGTCCTCATCGTAAGTACGAAACAGCTAACTGTGTGACAGGCTTTGCCACCTTGTACAGTCCCTACCTATGAAATGGCTACAGTCAGACAGGAAGGTGGTAACACCACAGGGCACATCAGGGAGTGTGGAGGATGGGACAGGACCAGCAGGACAGATGTGACCACTGTTTCTTTAGAGTAACTTTGTTGATTTTAGTTGTTTATAgtctttttaattcaaaattcctaCAGCACTAAAACCCACttgatttatgtaaagcccaaGGGAGCTGCAAACTCAGGAGTTGGTGAGCACATGTCATGGTGCAGGACGCGGTGGGTGCCCCTGAGGTGGCCACAGGTGAA
This window contains:
- the LOC138380524 gene encoding uncharacterized protein, with protein sequence MESRLTWVFLVALLQGVQCEVQLVESGGSSVQPGGSLRLSCAASGFTFSDYYMSWVRQAPGKGLEWVGFIRNQTNGGTAEYAASVKGRFTISRDDSKSTVSLQINSLRAEDTALYYCARDTMESGLRWVFLVALLQGVQCEVQLVESGGGLVQPGGSLRLSCAASGFTFSSYDMSWVRQAPGKGLEWVSAISNGGSTYYADAMKGRFTISRDNSKNTLSLQMNSLRAEDTALYYCTRDTWEDLCAHGVKGVAGTPVLGIALLRGPRIISVLFLTLGQV